Proteins encoded together in one Shewanella acanthi window:
- a CDS encoding TIGR01212 family radical SAM protein (This family includes YhcC from E. coli K-12, an uncharacterized radical SAM protein.) — MGLDAYVNTFGAVCKARYGQRLRKLTIDAKFTCPNRDGSLGRGGCTFCNVASFSYQESEPLTITQQLQRGKERYKQAKPKLTADKFIAYFQAYTSTYDEYQVLMAKYDEAVEDGEIVGLCVGTRPDCVPDNVLDLLVSYQRRGVDVWLELGLQTANDLTLKRINRGHDFACYCDTVKRARERGLKVCTHLILGLPAETHHDYMTTLNAVLKQGVDGLKLHPLHVVEGSTMAKSWRAGRLPLSSIEEYAQSAGELIRHTPRNVIFHRVTAYAKKPMLLAPDWCGYRWNGLVAITENLRQYGGQGSALVVSNVG, encoded by the coding sequence ATGGGATTAGATGCATACGTGAACACTTTTGGGGCCGTGTGTAAGGCTCGCTATGGGCAACGGCTTCGTAAGCTCACGATTGATGCCAAGTTCACTTGCCCGAACCGTGACGGCAGCCTCGGGCGCGGGGGCTGTACCTTTTGTAATGTCGCTTCTTTTAGTTATCAAGAATCCGAACCTCTCACTATTACTCAGCAATTGCAGCGGGGAAAGGAGCGTTACAAACAGGCAAAGCCAAAGCTGACTGCTGATAAGTTTATTGCCTATTTTCAAGCCTACACGAGTACCTACGACGAGTATCAAGTGTTGATGGCGAAATATGATGAAGCGGTTGAAGACGGTGAAATTGTTGGTTTGTGTGTCGGGACTCGCCCCGACTGTGTACCCGATAACGTGCTCGATTTACTTGTGAGTTATCAACGGCGAGGCGTAGATGTTTGGCTCGAACTTGGTCTGCAGACGGCGAATGATTTGACCTTAAAGCGGATTAATCGTGGTCACGATTTTGCTTGTTACTGTGATACGGTTAAACGCGCTCGGGAGCGAGGCTTAAAGGTTTGCACCCATCTTATCCTTGGCTTGCCGGCTGAAACTCATCACGATTATATGACGACGCTTAACGCGGTGTTAAAACAGGGAGTAGATGGTTTGAAGCTACATCCCCTGCATGTGGTTGAAGGCAGTACTATGGCCAAATCTTGGCGCGCTGGCCGTTTGCCACTTTCAAGTATTGAAGAGTACGCTCAAAGTGCAGGAGAGCTTATTAGGCACACGCCTAGGAATGTGATTTTTCACCGAGTCACTGCCTATGCTAAGAAACCGATGTTACTTGCGCCAGATTGGTGTGGCTATCGTTGGAATGGCTTAGTCGCCATCACCGAAAATTTGAGGCAATACGGTGGGCAGGGGAGTGCATTGGTGGTTAGTAATGTGGGCTGA
- a CDS encoding Hpt domain-containing protein, which translates to MATVELETILDLNTLEQYCSAIGAGTLLKSVILFEQLMPEYVGNLVKANEAGDKDTLCSEAHKFKGAAGSVGLKRIQQIAQLLQHGDEAKWTTEHSTWVAQIVEFASADLQHLKQFLQAKA; encoded by the coding sequence ATGGCCACAGTGGAATTAGAAACAATCCTAGATCTCAATACGTTAGAGCAATACTGCAGTGCAATTGGTGCTGGCACTCTGCTTAAAAGCGTGATTTTATTTGAGCAATTAATGCCTGAATATGTTGGAAATCTAGTTAAGGCTAACGAAGCTGGCGATAAAGACACTCTCTGCTCTGAAGCTCATAAGTTTAAAGGGGCAGCAGGTTCAGTTGGCTTAAAACGCATTCAGCAGATTGCACAGTTATTGCAACACGGTGATGAAGCAAAATGGACGACTGAGCATAGCACATGGGTTGCGCAGATTGTTGAGTTTGCCAGTGCGGATTTACAGCATTTGAAACAGTTTTTACAGGCAAAAGCCTAA
- the oxyR gene encoding hydrogen peroxide-inducible genes transcriptional activator OxyR → MKSLPSLKNLYYLVNLHQEQNFNRAAKVCFVSQSTLSSGIQNLEEQLGHQLIERDHKSFMFTAIGEEVVQRSRKILTDVDDLVELVKNQGEPMTGDIRLGCIPTIAPFLLSRVVKQCQQSYPAMSLLLKEDTTERLLDALGKGELDLLILALPVDTSGYHSMKVGIDPFKMVIHKDLIGTVHQPVDYQTLPDESIFLLQGEHCITGHAITACKLGDSAKINPFAATSLHTLVQMVDSKLGTTFLPQMAIDAGILNDTDLEVMTPPGEAPYRDIGLVWRQTTSRILTFRTLGLLIQKLLAKESQ, encoded by the coding sequence ATGAAAAGCTTACCTAGCCTTAAAAATCTCTACTATCTGGTGAATCTGCATCAGGAGCAAAATTTTAACCGCGCCGCTAAGGTGTGTTTTGTCAGTCAATCAACGCTGTCTAGCGGTATCCAAAATTTAGAGGAGCAGTTAGGGCACCAGCTTATCGAACGTGACCATAAATCCTTTATGTTCACAGCTATTGGCGAGGAAGTGGTGCAGCGTTCACGTAAGATTTTAACCGACGTCGATGACTTGGTTGAACTGGTAAAAAACCAAGGTGAGCCGATGACAGGAGACATCCGACTAGGATGTATTCCGACAATCGCCCCTTTCTTACTAAGTCGTGTGGTCAAGCAATGTCAGCAGTCCTATCCAGCCATGAGTTTATTGCTTAAGGAAGACACGACTGAACGCTTATTGGATGCACTGGGTAAAGGTGAGCTTGATTTACTTATTCTAGCGCTCCCCGTAGATACCAGTGGTTACCATAGCATGAAAGTCGGCATTGACCCTTTTAAGATGGTGATCCATAAAGATTTAATTGGAACTGTACATCAGCCAGTTGATTACCAGACGCTGCCAGATGAGAGCATTTTCCTGCTGCAGGGGGAGCATTGTATTACGGGCCATGCAATAACTGCCTGTAAACTGGGTGATAGCGCTAAGATTAATCCCTTTGCAGCAACCAGTTTGCATACCTTAGTGCAAATGGTGGACAGTAAATTGGGGACGACGTTCTTACCACAGATGGCGATTGATGCGGGGATCTTAAATGATACCGATCTTGAAGTGATGACGCCTCCGGGCGAAGCGCCTTACCGCGATATTGGTTTAGTTTGGCGTCAGACAACCAGCCGTATTTTGACCTTCCGTACCCTTGGCTTACTGATTCAAAAACTGTTAGCCAAAGAGAGCCAATAA
- the mutH gene encoding DNA mismatch repair endonuclease MutH codes for MKSIIPPQDLDELLKRADMMAGVNLSQIAASLGVSVPKDLKRDKGWVGQLIEMELGATAGSKPEQDFLHLGVELKTIPIDSQGKPLETTYVCVAPLTNIEGLTWQNSLVCHKLQRVLWVPVEGERHIPIAERRIGTPILWEPDQQEQALLQQDWEEIMEQIALGRVEKLTARHGEVLQLRPKAANSRTLTQSIAEDGGLKMTNPRGFYLKTAFTAMILRKVFG; via the coding sequence ATGAAATCAATAATTCCCCCCCAAGATCTTGATGAACTGCTAAAACGCGCTGATATGATGGCGGGCGTTAACCTATCGCAAATTGCAGCCAGTCTCGGGGTGTCAGTCCCTAAAGATCTCAAGCGTGATAAGGGCTGGGTTGGCCAACTAATAGAAATGGAACTTGGTGCAACCGCAGGCTCAAAACCTGAACAGGATTTCCTCCACCTTGGGGTTGAATTAAAAACCATCCCCATCGACAGCCAAGGCAAGCCCCTAGAAACCACCTATGTGTGCGTAGCTCCCTTAACGAATATCGAAGGTTTAACATGGCAGAACAGTTTAGTGTGCCACAAGTTACAACGAGTTCTCTGGGTTCCCGTTGAAGGTGAGCGCCATATCCCCATTGCTGAACGCAGAATAGGCACTCCTATTCTTTGGGAGCCAGACCAGCAGGAACAAGCATTACTGCAGCAAGATTGGGAAGAAATCATGGAGCAAATTGCCCTAGGTAGAGTTGAGAAACTCACCGCAAGGCATGGCGAAGTACTTCAGCTAAGACCCAAGGCGGCTAACAGCAGGACTTTAACCCAAAGTATTGCTGAGGATGGCGGACTAAAAATGACGAATCCCCGTGGTTTTTATTTGAAGACCGCGTTCACTGCCATGATTTTGAGAAAAGTTTTTGGATAA
- a CDS encoding adenylate/guanylate cyclase domain-containing protein, translated as MRARRQATKLLFAILAWAIAMAAFVFFRYAQSPELPQWAVGSADLATLAIYMGIIFGSLHWMSNLIADFSAINRLPYIFSVIFKGLFLLLGATTLAYMTQFLNMWAIENHMSTLRQMLTAHILYSPSFQALIVYLVVVRVSLAFVEQMALLVGPRILLNIGLGKYHRPRYEQRLFLYLDMVASTTHAESLGDYRFSRLIQDCFSLLSDTITNNDAEIYRYMGDAVLIHWPLEEGVVHDRCMNIYYEFSQQLNWQRRYFEEHYGFVPKFKAAAHCGQVVAAVVGVQKQEISFFSDVLNTLARLQDQCNPLGQRMLISGALAGRLENPNSEYQLTNLGHVKLKGKQHSIEVFGVTPKSVQ; from the coding sequence GTGAGAGCACGTAGACAAGCCACAAAACTTCTGTTTGCCATATTAGCTTGGGCAATTGCTATGGCTGCGTTCGTGTTTTTTCGTTACGCGCAATCGCCAGAACTACCGCAGTGGGCGGTGGGTTCGGCCGATCTTGCGACCCTGGCAATTTATATGGGGATCATTTTTGGTAGTTTGCACTGGATGTCTAACCTGATTGCAGACTTTAGCGCCATTAATCGACTTCCTTATATTTTTTCAGTAATTTTCAAGGGATTATTTCTCTTGCTTGGGGCAACAACACTCGCCTATATGACCCAATTCTTGAATATGTGGGCCATTGAAAACCATATGTCTACCCTAAGACAAATGTTAACGGCACATATTCTCTACAGCCCATCCTTCCAGGCATTAATTGTGTATTTAGTGGTGGTGCGGGTCAGCTTAGCTTTTGTCGAACAAATGGCGCTGCTCGTTGGCCCACGTATTCTGCTTAACATTGGTTTAGGTAAATACCACAGACCCAGATACGAACAGCGTTTATTCCTGTATTTGGATATGGTGGCTTCAACGACTCATGCTGAATCCCTCGGTGATTATCGTTTTAGCAGGCTTATTCAGGATTGTTTTAGCCTACTCTCGGACACCATAACCAATAATGATGCCGAGATTTATCGCTATATGGGGGATGCGGTCTTGATTCACTGGCCGTTAGAAGAAGGTGTAGTACACGATCGCTGTATGAATATCTATTATGAATTCAGTCAACAGCTTAACTGGCAAAGACGTTACTTTGAAGAACACTATGGCTTTGTGCCTAAGTTCAAAGCCGCTGCCCACTGTGGGCAAGTTGTCGCAGCTGTCGTCGGCGTGCAAAAACAAGAGATTAGTTTCTTTAGTGATGTGCTAAATACATTAGCTCGCCTGCAGGATCAATGTAATCCACTAGGTCAGCGTATGTTGATTTCAGGCGCATTAGCAGGTCGTTTAGAAAACCCCAATAGTGAATATCAACTAACAAATCTGGGTCACGTCAAATTAAAAGGGAAACAACACTCTATTGAAGTGTTTGGCGTTACTCCCAAGTCTGTTCAATAA
- the gltB gene encoding glutamate synthase large subunit gives MSLYHPSFERDNCGFGLIAQMDGEASHRIVRTAIHGLDRMKHRGGIASDGRTGDGCGLLMQLPIQFFEAIASENDWHLSRKFAVGMLFLSQDEERADQAKFILERELERETLSIAGWRKVPVNADVLGEIGKSSLPQIYQVLINAPIGWREKDLERRLYMARRRLEQQITDDKDFYVASLSGQVIVYKGLMMPADLPAFYPDLADIRLKSSICLFHQRFSTNTSPKWPLAQPFRYLAHNGEINTITGNRQWARARAYKFNSPLLPDLQQAAPFVNETGSDSSSLDNMLEMLLSGGMDLYRAMRLLIPPAWQSNPEMDDELKAFYDFNSMHMEPWDGPAGIVMTNGRHAACAVDRNGLRPSRYVITKDRILTLASEVGIWDYAADEVIEKGRVGPGELLVLDTLNGRLYQSFEIDDDLKRRHPYKEWMAKNSRTLVPAEQLASEQHGASELSPEQLLQYQKQFGYTREELEQVIWVLAQQGEEATGSMGDDTPMAVLSKKSRSLYDYFRQKFAQVTNPPIDPLREKHVMSLTTCIGREQNLFNETTGHAYRVMFNSPILLFSDFNQLLGLDSTYYRANIVDLNYDPNEGLENAIRRITAEAERLARSGTTLLILSDRAIDKSAQVIPAAMAVGAVQQMLVNKSLRCDTNIIVETASARDPHHFAVLLGFGATAIYPYLVYESISDLAKRHNLSDTTALMLNFRYGIEKGLRKIMSKMGISTVGSYRCSQQFEAIGIASDVIELCFKGVVSRIEGASFADIAKDQALLHKAAYRAHVPLPQGGLLKYVEGGEYHCFNPDVVNTLQASLIDKNFATYKKFASLVDDRPVATLRDLIGIKGSQAAIDVADVEAASALYPRFDSAAMSIGALSPEAHEALAIAMNRLGGRSNSGEGGEDARRFNTERNSAIKQIASARFGVTAHYLVNADVLQIKVAQGAKPGEGGQLPGHKVSVEIAGLRHARPGVTLISPPPHHDIYSIEDLAQLIFDLKQINTKALISVKLVSEPGVGTIATGVAKAYADMITISGYDGGTGASPITSVKYAGSPWELGLAEVHQSLVENGLRHKIRLQVDGGLKTGTDVIKAALLGAESFGFGTVPMIALGCKYLRICHLNNCATGVATQDKKLRDNHYHGLPERVMTYFEFVAEEVREWMAALGVSQFEDLVGRSEWLHALEGQTEKQQGLNLAPILYQPKVKATTSRTWKETNPPADLGLLNQHLLNECQSAVDKGECFDAAYSINNTDRSVGARLSGYIATTQGVKGTKAPIKLSFNGSAGQSFGVWNSPGLELKLCGDANDYVGKGMSGGKIVIYPPVGSPFQSERSAIVGNTCLYGATGGRFFAAGQAGERFAVRNSGAIAVVEGLGDNGCEYMTSGIVVVLGKTGVNFGAGMTGGFAYVFDQFGRFKRRVNTELVDTQKLESPIHQQHLKGLIEEHVAETGSEHARMILSDFANWLDCFVLVKPKNIAVADLLKLEQSSPELAVKVG, from the coding sequence ATGAGCTTATATCATCCCAGTTTTGAGCGGGACAATTGTGGTTTTGGGTTGATAGCGCAGATGGATGGCGAAGCGAGCCATCGTATCGTGCGCACCGCCATCCATGGCCTCGATCGCATGAAGCACCGTGGTGGCATTGCCTCCGACGGCCGTACTGGGGACGGCTGTGGTCTTCTCATGCAATTACCAATTCAATTTTTTGAGGCAATCGCTTCGGAAAATGATTGGCATTTAAGTCGCAAGTTTGCCGTGGGCATGCTGTTTTTAAGTCAGGATGAAGAACGTGCTGATCAAGCCAAGTTCATTCTTGAGCGTGAGCTGGAACGTGAAACCTTAAGCATTGCGGGTTGGCGTAAAGTGCCAGTCAACGCAGATGTATTAGGTGAAATTGGTAAATCGAGCCTGCCACAAATTTATCAGGTATTGATCAACGCCCCTATTGGTTGGCGTGAGAAAGACTTAGAGCGTCGCCTATACATGGCGCGTCGCCGCCTCGAACAACAAATCACTGACGACAAAGATTTCTATGTCGCCAGCCTTTCAGGCCAAGTCATTGTCTATAAAGGTCTGATGATGCCTGCGGATCTGCCGGCGTTTTACCCCGATTTGGCAGACATCCGTCTTAAAAGCTCTATTTGTTTATTCCACCAACGCTTTTCGACCAACACCTCCCCTAAATGGCCATTAGCTCAGCCATTCAGATACTTAGCTCATAACGGTGAAATCAACACCATTACGGGTAACCGCCAATGGGCCCGCGCCCGCGCGTACAAGTTTAATTCGCCATTGCTGCCCGATTTGCAGCAAGCAGCGCCTTTTGTGAACGAAACTGGCTCAGACTCATCATCACTTGATAACATGCTCGAAATGCTGTTATCCGGTGGTATGGACTTATACCGCGCCATGCGCCTATTGATCCCGCCAGCATGGCAAAGTAATCCTGAAATGGATGACGAATTAAAGGCGTTCTACGACTTTAACTCCATGCATATGGAGCCTTGGGATGGTCCAGCGGGTATCGTAATGACTAACGGTCGCCATGCCGCTTGCGCCGTCGACCGTAATGGTCTGCGCCCATCACGCTATGTGATCACAAAAGACAGGATTTTAACACTGGCCTCGGAAGTCGGTATTTGGGACTACGCCGCTGATGAAGTCATCGAGAAAGGCCGCGTAGGTCCTGGCGAATTACTCGTACTCGACACCCTAAATGGGCGACTATATCAATCCTTTGAGATTGACGATGACTTAAAACGTCGCCATCCCTACAAAGAATGGATGGCGAAGAACAGCCGTACCCTAGTGCCAGCTGAGCAGCTCGCAAGCGAGCAGCACGGCGCCAGCGAGTTAAGCCCCGAACAGTTACTGCAATACCAAAAACAATTCGGCTACACCCGCGAGGAACTCGAGCAAGTCATTTGGGTATTGGCACAACAGGGCGAAGAAGCCACCGGCTCTATGGGTGACGATACACCAATGGCGGTGTTGTCTAAGAAATCTCGTTCGCTTTACGACTATTTCAGACAAAAATTTGCCCAAGTGACCAACCCTCCAATCGACCCATTGCGTGAAAAACACGTGATGTCGTTGACGACCTGTATTGGCCGCGAGCAAAACCTGTTTAACGAAACCACGGGCCACGCCTATCGGGTGATGTTTAATTCACCGATTCTGTTGTTCAGTGATTTCAACCAATTACTCGGGTTAGATAGTACTTATTATCGCGCCAACATCGTCGATCTTAACTACGATCCTAATGAAGGCTTAGAAAACGCGATTCGCCGTATTACCGCAGAAGCCGAGCGTTTAGCACGCAGCGGCACTACCTTGCTGATCCTGTCGGATCGCGCCATTGATAAATCGGCGCAGGTAATCCCTGCAGCCATGGCCGTCGGTGCAGTGCAGCAAATGCTAGTGAACAAGAGCCTGCGCTGCGACACCAACATTATCGTTGAGACCGCATCAGCCCGCGATCCGCACCATTTTGCGGTGCTGCTAGGCTTTGGTGCGACGGCAATTTATCCGTACTTAGTCTATGAATCAATTTCAGATTTAGCGAAACGCCACAATCTAAGTGACACCACAGCACTGATGCTTAACTTCCGTTACGGCATCGAGAAGGGTCTGCGTAAGATTATGTCGAAGATGGGCATCAGTACCGTGGGCTCCTACCGCTGTAGCCAACAGTTTGAAGCTATCGGTATCGCCAGCGATGTGATTGAGCTGTGCTTTAAGGGCGTAGTGAGTCGTATCGAAGGCGCAAGCTTTGCCGATATCGCCAAAGATCAAGCACTACTGCATAAAGCAGCCTACCGCGCCCATGTTCCACTACCGCAGGGCGGTTTACTCAAATACGTTGAGGGCGGCGAGTACCACTGCTTTAACCCTGATGTCGTCAACACGCTGCAGGCATCGTTGATAGATAAAAACTTCGCGACCTATAAAAAGTTTGCAAGCTTAGTCGATGACCGCCCAGTTGCCACTTTAAGGGATTTAATTGGCATTAAGGGTAGCCAAGCGGCTATCGATGTTGCTGATGTTGAAGCCGCTTCCGCGCTCTATCCTCGCTTTGATAGCGCAGCCATGAGTATCGGTGCATTAAGCCCTGAGGCCCATGAAGCACTAGCCATTGCGATGAACCGTTTAGGTGGCCGCTCTAACTCGGGCGAAGGTGGTGAGGATGCTCGCCGCTTTAATACCGAGCGAAATTCCGCCATCAAGCAAATCGCCTCGGCGCGCTTTGGTGTTACCGCACATTACCTAGTGAACGCCGATGTACTGCAGATTAAGGTCGCGCAGGGCGCAAAACCCGGTGAAGGCGGTCAGCTGCCAGGTCATAAGGTCAGTGTTGAAATCGCAGGGCTGCGTCACGCTCGCCCTGGTGTGACTTTGATTTCACCGCCGCCGCACCACGACATTTACTCTATCGAAGACTTAGCCCAGCTGATTTTCGACCTAAAGCAAATCAACACTAAAGCACTGATCTCAGTCAAATTAGTGTCTGAGCCCGGCGTTGGCACAATCGCAACCGGTGTGGCGAAGGCCTATGCCGATATGATTACTATCTCGGGTTACGATGGCGGCACAGGCGCAAGCCCTATTACCTCGGTGAAATATGCGGGTAGCCCATGGGAGTTAGGCCTTGCCGAAGTGCATCAGTCTTTAGTTGAAAACGGTCTGCGCCATAAAATCCGTTTGCAAGTCGATGGCGGCTTAAAAACCGGAACCGACGTGATAAAAGCGGCATTACTCGGCGCCGAGAGCTTTGGCTTCGGTACTGTGCCTATGATTGCCTTAGGTTGTAAGTACCTACGTATCTGCCATCTGAATAACTGTGCAACCGGGGTTGCGACTCAAGATAAGAAACTGCGCGATAACCATTACCACGGCCTGCCAGAGCGAGTGATGACTTACTTTGAGTTTGTCGCCGAGGAAGTACGTGAATGGATGGCGGCTTTAGGCGTAAGCCAATTTGAAGATTTAGTTGGCCGCAGTGAGTGGTTACACGCCTTAGAAGGCCAGACAGAGAAGCAGCAAGGCCTTAATCTCGCGCCGATTTTGTATCAGCCAAAGGTGAAAGCAACCACCTCTCGCACATGGAAGGAAACCAACCCACCAGCGGACTTAGGTTTACTCAACCAGCATCTGCTGAACGAGTGCCAATCAGCCGTGGATAAGGGTGAATGTTTTGATGCGGCATACAGCATCAACAACACCGACCGCTCAGTGGGCGCTCGTCTATCAGGCTATATCGCGACGACCCAAGGCGTAAAAGGCACCAAAGCACCGATTAAACTCAGCTTTAACGGTAGTGCAGGTCAAAGCTTTGGTGTGTGGAACAGCCCAGGTCTTGAGCTAAAACTGTGCGGTGATGCCAACGACTACGTCGGTAAAGGCATGTCCGGCGGAAAGATTGTCATTTATCCGCCAGTAGGCAGCCCATTCCAGAGCGAGCGCAGTGCCATTGTTGGTAACACTTGTCTATATGGTGCTACCGGAGGCCGCTTCTTCGCCGCAGGTCAAGCGGGCGAGCGTTTTGCCGTACGTAACTCAGGCGCCATCGCAGTGGTCGAAGGTTTAGGGGACAACGGCTGTGAATATATGACCAGCGGTATTGTAGTCGTACTCGGCAAAACGGGCGTTAATTTCGGTGCAGGTATGACTGGCGGTTTTGCCTATGTGT